The region CCCAGCAGCTCGTTGGCCTCGACGGTATCCTTGCCGCCGTCCTGCAGGGCGTAGGCCTTGATCTTGTTGGTCAGACCGATGCCCCGTCCCTCCTGGCGGATGTACACGATGACGCCGCGGCCGGCGCGCTGCACCATCTGCATGGCGGCACGCAGCTGCTCGCCGCAGTCGCACCGCAGCGAGCCGAAGACCTCGCCGGTGAGGCACTCCGAGTGCATGCGCACCAGCACAGGGTCCCCTCCGGCCACCTCCCCCTTCACCAGGGCCAGGTGCCCCACCCCGTCCAGGGTGTTCTCGTAGACCACGGCCCGGAACTCCCCGTGCACCGTGGGCAGGCGAGTCTCGCCCTCGCGGCGGACGAAGGGGTCGCGCCGCAGGCGGTAGCGGATGAGGTCGGCGATGGAGATGATCCGTAAGCCGTGCTCGCCGGCGAAGACTTCCAGGTATGGCAGGCGGGCCATGTGCCCGTCGTCTGCCAGGACCTCGCAGAGCACCCCCACAGGGGCGAACCCCGCGAGGCGGGCCAGATCCACTGCGGCCTCGGTGTGCCCGGCCCGGCGCAGGACCCCGCCCTCCATGGCCCGCAGGGGAAAGACATGACCCGGGCGGAGGAAGTCCTCCCGCCGGCTGCCGGGGTCGGCCAGGGCCCGCACAGTGGCGGCGCGGTCGTGGGCGGAGATCCCGGTGGTGGTGCCGTGCCGCACGTCCACCGACACGGTGAAGGCGGTCCCCAGCCGCGAGGTGTTCACGTCTACCATCAGCGGCAGGTCCAGCTCCACCAGACGGCTGGCTGCCATGGGCACGCATATCAGGCCGCGGCCGAAGCGCGTCATAAAGTTGATGGCCTCCG is a window of Armatimonadota bacterium DNA encoding:
- a CDS encoding bifunctional 3,4-dihydroxy-2-butanone-4-phosphate synthase/GTP cyclohydrolase II produces the protein EAINFMTRFGRGLICVPMAASRLVELDLPLMVDVNTSRLGTAFTVSVDVRHGTTTGISAHDRAATVRALADPGSRREDFLRPGHVFPLRAMEGGVLRRAGHTEAAVDLARLAGFAPVGVLCEVLADDGHMARLPYLEVFAGEHGLRIISIADLIRYRLRRDPFVRREGETRLPTVHGEFRAVVYENTLDGVGHLALVKGEVAGGDPVLVRMHSECLTGEVFGSLRCDCGEQLRAAMQMVQRAGRGVIVYIRQEGRGIGLTNKIKAYALQDGGKDTVEANELLGFPPDPRDYGVGAQILADLGLHQIRLITNNPQKRAGLEGYGLEVTERIPLEMPPNQENYRYLKTKRHKLGHLLSIE